ctgtaaaaacacatctaatatttaaaaaaagcaagttAATGAAGTTTTGATAAACCCCTATTAAAATGTTGGAAGGTAAATTCAGATGTACAATATGTTGTCAACGcttatgcctgtgttgtttatATAATCTTTTACATGGtaaggtcaaggaaggacaggaggaaagaaggtaggtaggtaggaatgaaggaaggaaggagtgtaggaaggaaggaaaggagtaaggagggagggaagaatgaaggaaggaaaggagtgaggaaggaaggaaggaaggaaaggagtaagaagggagggaggaaaagaggaaggaaggatggaaggagatgggagcaaagaaagagggatggaggcgaataatgaaagaaaaatgaagaaagggtgatttatttgatatatttcttcATTGTACATTCAGAAGTGACTCTATATTGGAAATGAACGAGAGCATCATAAGACTGAAATGAAGTTATATAATCAGTAACTGTTGAGACTTTATTTGTAAATATTCTCTATATTTTTGGGGGTCACATCAcatcaaaatcaaaacagagacacatttagaagaaaaatcAACTCAAACAAATAACttcatcaaacacaaacactgtgatGTTACAGTTTATTGAGAATATcataattatgaatgaaaaagagaaaatgtaacGTTGCAGAATACATTAAACactaaacaataaacataataaaggtTTGTAAAGAACTAAAAACTAAgttatattttctgtatttgcttttattttctgtacacATGTCAAAGTTTAAAGCAGGAATCAAACAATCTGAGCTGAAGAAGTAACTGTTAaggtaaatataaatgtgtatatatgtatttatatatttagcacAACTGTATCTAACTTGTGCACAAAGAGAGAAATCGTAAAAACAAGCACAACACAACGTCATAAGTGACATTTGTGAAGACTGATCAAAGTGATAAATGAGATGAATTGATGAGATGTGATGGTGAGAAAAGGCGAGCAGGAAACAGTCAGTCAGCATGTGTGCAGTTGGTGGACGGTCCCTAGTTTCTGAGGATCATCAGCAGAGAGAGTCCACAGCAGTACACCAGACTCTTCACTATCAGCACTGTGTAcagcacacagagcagcagcaccctGCACTGAGACTGGAagagcactgacacacacacacacacacatacacacacacacacacacacacacacacacacacacacaggtctgttCAACTGTGGACATTTCATCACAATATCATCACATGTTCTTCACTATAACTTGGACTTTTCCACACGGGACGAGCAGCTTTACATGAAGACAGAGGTCCACTacagtttgactgacagctcaaAGGTCCTTATTAAATACAACAAGTCAGGGCGGGACCCAGCTTTTTAGGGGCCCTCCACAGgctttgacttcctgtttttgacTTCAAATAACTTTTTCATCCACAACTAATAAACTACAATTTATAACAATTCAAATCACTCAAGTATAAAACACTCAGGTTACCATAGATTTGAAGTTTTTCCCACTTGGATGCAGAATAACTCCACAACAAGCTAACAAAGTCATCTCTGACATATTatggtgtgtgtgctgtttgctgctgggcaggtagtgtacagtggctttatcaggaaacagctgctgctgctgctggaaacactgAGACTGAACCAGACAGGAAATGTGCTGCAAAACCACAACTAGCAGCTAAAAGAGGCTCAAAAGCTCATTTAGTCATTAGATTATTTCTCTATATAAAactattgattagtgcagctttaagataGACTCCCTAAACTTGTTGTATTGCCCTCAAAGCCTAAAATGTAGTCTAGCTCCCCTAAAAAGTGTTATTAGTCAGCCATTGCAGTGAAAGCTCTCTCAGTGGGACTTGTTGTGCTGTGGGACACTCTAACAGAATCAGGGAGTGTATGTTTAAATCCTTCAATGATGAGCAGAAAGTGAACAGACTGATATGCAGCCCTAACTGCAGCAGGACATTGGAGCTGTCAGAGCATGCAGAGAGGCAGCAGGTGATCTTACAGTCAGCTTGCTGCAGAGCTGGCAGGTCTGctggctctctctctggagGACAGGAGGCTGCTGGAGCTGGAACCtctgaaacagaaaaggagTCAAATGTTTGGAGTTGCAGTGAGAAATGTCAgcgctctgctcctctgctctctctgacagCGTCTCCAGATGAAGCTAAATCACTGCTGAACACAGTCACCAAGCCTTCATTACCTTGTTCTGTTTGGGCCATCACTGTGCCCGACTCGTGCTTGACGTCGCATCTGTATTTGTATGTGCTGTCCTCttgctgatggagcagcaggatgGAGGCGCTGCGTCCCGGCTCTCTGAGCTccagctgctctctctcagcAGAGGTCAGCTCCTCCAGCGGGccgttcttcttctgtcttttccaggAGAACTGGACCAGAGGAGGAGACATGGCTGAGGCCAGACACAGCAAGGAGCTCTTCCCCTCCAGGTGGGCTCTGGATGCTGCTGGGTACACGCTCACCACGGGCCTCACTACCTGCTCATCTGAagtttgacagcagcaacaagcagcacagacacacattcacacagtcaacagCAGCTTACAGCACTGCACTGCATTCAGTCTGATCCTGGAAACTACATGATCACTAAACTACTCATCAATACACCACAAACATCATCTACTGGACACTGGATCAATAATCATATCAGACTAAAGCATCATGGAAGCTCATCATATGTCATATAGAAAGATTCAAACACAATGTACCACTCTTTATCAATATTTACCACTACATTAATtactaatataataacatttgtaaaactgaacatataTCATGACATAACAGCCtcatagaaaatacatttgttcatgattataatgttttatttaaaatatatttaaaacgATGTAGTTTAATAAATTCAAAGCAAATCAATTTAtcaataattttatttattttcatgacttttatcttttattaaaaacaattgctacatcatgtttaatgtgtaaaaaacatttttctctttaaaatagattttttttcatttgttaaaataaatgattggaaattacatataaaataagttttctaataattatagtgttttatataaaatgtaattaccACTATATGCTTTATTCAATTAAAAGTGAATCAATATATTAATAGTTATATTTTTCatcatgaaacatttttaagttttatataaaacacaatcacctcaacatgtagaaatatgtcaaatataatataatgcaacataatataatatgatgacATTTGTCTTTGTAAAATTAAAAGTATAGTTTTATTACTtggttaaaatatattatattcatattacatttgtaaatgattataatgttttatatgaagtatATTTACCACCATATACTTTAATCTAATCAGTCACACAATTCATcaatagttttaaatatttcagcttttatataaaatataattaacacATGTTCAAAtttatcaaataaatataagaatTATATATTTCAAATCACAataagtatgtttccttatttattatattttctacatACTTTCTTAAATATTCTTAACATTATATCTTTGACATCAATTAAAcactttaattttaaattatatttattataataacattCATCTATTTTACCTTCAtgcattaatatattttctactaaaaacatatttatcatcataaaaacacaattatcatGATACATTTCaccatttacaaatatatagtgtatatttaacacacaatatatttctgactatttgcttctaaaatgacatttaggaacatttattaaatgatgtttcacatcatatatcatcttgtttttaacaaacagcagctgctgctgaatcactgagatgattaaatcctgtttatttgtaacattactgatatcagactttttggctggaaacaaactttgatgtgatgcataaataaagaataacttgTGGTGTGCAGTGAGATTTGAAGCTCTTTTCAGGAGTTATTGATTAGTTTGATGTAAGAATGGCTGCATGAAGAATTCTCTACTAAATATGACAAAACTAACATGTAaagcctgaagcagcagaaactacaactacaaacacattttcaacttgttcaataaaacaactgaaggaaaatgaaagttTAGACTTACCTACAAACAGTTTAGTTCCAGAGCCAAAGATTTCGTAGCCGTATCctgacacacagtgaaaaagcgtcgtacaaaaacctgtCTGCTGTTGAGTGTCAGCTGAGGTGAAATAATCCACATTTTTAAGCAGAATCATATTTCATCTCCATGATGTGTTTGTCTAATGTTCATATCAACATGActgtctcttcttttatttgattttagcCACATTAGCAGTGTGACTATATGGATACTAATGTCAGTCAGCTGGTCGGTCCTCCACTTAAGTGCAGATGGATTGGATCTGATTCTGGATCAAAGGACGGATGGATTGTAATTAAATGTTGTTCAGACGTTCACGGTCCCCAGAGGATTCAATTATTGATTTGACCTGGGCTGTGGTTTACTGCTCTCTTCCTGTCACAAGCACTGTTTGACATctggaggtttttgtacaggcTGCAGGGATCATTTCTCACTGTGGGACACACAGGAGCAGTAGTAGGTGGCTGAATGTGAGAGTTGAACTGTCTGGATCTGCAACTCATAGTTGTTCTGATTCTCTACAGATGAGAAATCATCTTTCTGAGGATGATtgtatgcatttttattatatacttGACCACTACTAATGTCAATGAGCAGAATCCCTgtgaatgtttctgtgtctttcttctggtaccagtatacatttgTTCCACACTGTTCAGTTCCTTGACAGCTGAAGGAGACATTTTCACCAGCTCTCCTGGTCAATGTTAAATCCTTCTGACTCAGctgtgctgccatggcaaccagcgctgtagagaaacagacacacagatgaaggtcagtgtgacagtgtttgttAAAGGTTGAGTTTGTgggctcctgattggctggaaacactcacctgaacacagacagcacagagcagcagctgggaggaaaagCATTTTGTGAAGTGGTGTTTCCTCTGGTGAACCTGGGGAGAAGTGGCGCTCTGATGCAGCTGAGGCCAAACAAGGACGAGCTGTGAGATCAGACGAGGGCCACGTGGTTTCTAACAGGTCCTCAAACCTCCCATCAGCCCCTGCAGCGGACACataaggctgctgctgctgctgtgtggttttCCTCTGAGTGAAAAAATAGTCTagtgttaattattttaatcatattaTTCAACTATAATTTTAATATTGCAAAATCTACAACAAGAGAAAATGCTTCCTGTTTTGGAATAActaaatatttattcatgttcatTAAATCAAAGTTTGGTATCAATAACAACCTGCAGCAGTCtacatatctctctctttttattatatataattcatAAAATACTTTACTTATTATTGTTGTTCAGATGTTTTATGACACTTTAAACCTATAGTTTACATCTCATTCTCcactttatattacattacctctatctgctgtgtgctgctgctgtcagtaatAAAACCCAGAGTCGTATAtttgttatagttattgttcttagtgGACGGCCTTTTA
This portion of the Scomber japonicus isolate fScoJap1 chromosome 14, fScoJap1.pri, whole genome shotgun sequence genome encodes:
- the LOC128372592 gene encoding immunoglobulin kappa light chain-like, which codes for MLFLPAAALCCLCSALVAMAAQLSQKDLTLTRRAGENVSFSCQGTEQCGTNVYWYQKKDTETFTGILLIDISSGQVYNKNAYNHPQKDDFSSVENQNNYELQIQTVQLSHSATYYCSCVSHRYGYEIFGSGTKLFVDEQVVRPVVSVYPAASRAHLEGKSSLLCLASAMSPPLVQFSWKRQKKNGPLEELTSAEREQLELREPGRSASILLLHQQEDSTYKYRCDVKHESGTVMAQTEQEVPAPAASCPPEREPADLPALQQADLLFQSQCRVLLLCVLYTVLIVKSLVYCCGLSLLMILRN